A single genomic interval of Streptomyces sp. BA2 harbors:
- a CDS encoding glycosyltransferase — MRVLIVTAGSWGDVAPYTGLGVRLRAAGHEVVLATHERFEQAVTAHGLGFRPLPVDPRQELASQDGQGLARAVSPPVAMARLMRMARAFMPRLTAGVADAVREGTDVVLSSTVTDPMCAALGEALRLPSIGVYLQPVHPTGAFPPPITGARSFGSHGNRLAARALWVGSDPIFAPAVSALRRELGLPHRRFSGPMSLPRGRTVLHGFSPRIVPRPADWPAGHEVGGYWWPETTPDWQPEPRLLDFLDAGPPPVFAGFGSFVTADSQRLSTLLADALRRAKVRGIIQAGWSGLHAENDDLITVQEVPHAWLFPKTAAVIHHAGAGTTAAGLRAGAPAVPVPVQLDQHFWATRLHTLGLSPRPLRFQRLTAERLSQAITTAVHSPVLRARAHATAGALAGEDGTRQVLEAIERLG, encoded by the coding sequence CCCCTACACCGGACTGGGCGTGCGACTGCGCGCGGCGGGCCACGAGGTGGTCCTCGCCACCCATGAACGCTTCGAACAGGCGGTGACCGCCCACGGGTTGGGCTTCAGGCCCCTGCCAGTCGACCCGCGGCAGGAACTCGCCTCGCAGGACGGCCAGGGCCTGGCCCGAGCGGTGAGCCCACCCGTGGCCATGGCGCGATTGATGCGTATGGCGCGGGCGTTCATGCCCCGGCTTACGGCCGGCGTCGCGGATGCGGTGCGAGAAGGCACCGATGTGGTCCTGAGCTCCACGGTCACCGACCCCATGTGCGCGGCGCTCGGCGAGGCACTGCGCCTGCCGAGCATCGGGGTCTACCTCCAGCCAGTGCACCCCACGGGCGCCTTCCCGCCGCCCATCACCGGCGCCCGGTCCTTCGGGTCTCACGGCAACCGCCTTGCCGCCCGGGCCCTGTGGGTCGGCAGCGACCCCATCTTCGCCCCCGCGGTCAGCGCCCTGCGCCGCGAACTGGGCCTGCCGCACCGGAGATTCAGCGGCCCGATGAGCCTGCCGCGCGGGCGTACCGTCCTGCACGGCTTCAGCCCGCGGATCGTCCCCCGCCCTGCGGACTGGCCCGCAGGGCACGAAGTGGGCGGCTACTGGTGGCCCGAGACCACGCCCGACTGGCAGCCCGAGCCACGACTCCTCGACTTCCTCGACGCAGGCCCGCCGCCGGTGTTCGCCGGCTTCGGCAGCTTCGTCACCGCCGACTCCCAGCGGCTGAGCACCCTGCTGGCCGACGCACTGCGCCGCGCGAAGGTACGCGGCATCATTCAGGCCGGCTGGAGCGGCCTGCACGCCGAGAACGACGACCTGATCACCGTCCAGGAAGTCCCACACGCCTGGCTGTTCCCCAAGACAGCTGCCGTCATCCACCACGCAGGCGCCGGCACCACCGCCGCCGGACTGCGCGCCGGCGCCCCCGCGGTCCCCGTCCCCGTACAACTGGACCAGCACTTCTGGGCCACCCGCCTGCACACCCTGGGCCTCTCACCGCGTCCGCTGCGCTTCCAGCGCCTGACCGCCGAACGCCTCTCCCAGGCGATCACCACAGCCGTCCACAGCCCCGTCCTGCGCGCCCGAGCCCACGCCACCGCCGGGGCCCTCGCCGGGGAGGACGGCACCCGCCAGGTCCTCGAAGCCATCGAGCGGCTCGGCTGA